The Variovorax sp. RA8 genomic sequence ACGAACTGCTGGACGCGCCCTTGGTGTTCGGTGACGAAACCGAGCTGCAGGTGCTCAAGGAGCCCGGGCGCAGCGCGCAGGCCCAGAGCTATATCTGGGCGCAGATGACCGATGGTTGCGGCAAGGACGGAACGGCGCTGGCGCTGTGCGCCGGCATCCGCGAAGGGACGGTGCTAATACCCGACGGCTACGAGGTCTAAGACACGGTTGCCGAGGCGAACCGTCTCGTACACCTGGGGTGCTGGACCCATTGCCGACGGTACTTCCATGAGGCATTGCAGGCATTGCCCAAGGATCAACGCGGGCCGGGTCAATTGGCCGCGCGGTTCATCGCGCTGATCAGCAAGCTGTACGAAGTGGAAGCGCAAGCCAGGCGCGACGGCGTGGATACGAACGAGCTCGGGCGCCGGCGGCAGCACGACCGCGTACCCGTGCTGGCCGACGTCGAAGAGCTGTTGCTGGCCAACCTGCATGCCGTGCTGCCCAAGAGCTTGCTGGGGCAAGCGCTGCATTACCTGGCGTCGCAGTGGAGCAAGCTCAAGTGCTACGTCGACGACGGGTGCTACAGCATCGACAGCAACGCACAGGAGAACGCGATACGGCCCTTCTGCGTCGGGCGGCGCAACTGGCTGTTCGCCGACACGGTGGCCGGCGCCAATGCCAGCGCTCAACCAGGCACTCGTTCTCGCCATGCAAACACGAGGGCGAACAACATCAACCCCTCTTCACGGCAGGTCTGTCAGTTCGCCGGGCCACAACTGCGCGCTGTGAAGAATTCGCAGGATGCGAACGCAATCCTTGCCAACCCGATAGGCCACGATGTACGACGTACGGCGAACGACCAGTTCGCGCGTCCCTTCGACGCGACCTGGTCGCCCGCCTTCTGGAAACTGCAACAGCACCAGCACTTGGGTGGCGATGCGCTCGTCCACTGCAATCGCCGCGCGCGGATCGTCTCGTTCGATGAAGTCGAAAATCCGCTCCCGGTCATCCATCGCCAACGGCGACCACTCAAGCCTCACGCCTTACCTTCACCCGCTTTGAGCAGTGCAGCGGCGCGGCGCTTGGCGAAATGCGCATTAACTTTTTCATGCGGGATGGCAGGGCGCGGATCATCCAAGGCCTCCTGCACCTTGGCTCGGAACCAGGCGTCATGGGCCGCAGCGTCAACGGTAAAACCCGCCGGCAATGCGCCCTCCTTGGCCACACGTGTCAGAACGATCCTCATCACGTCCGAGACGGTGAGGCCGATGTTGTCGAGCACTGCGGTGGCGCGCTCCTTCACCTCAGCGTCGATGCGGGTCTGTACCAATGCGTTCGCGGCCATAGTGGGCTTCCAAGTCGGGGAACAATGGAATTATTGTAATTCAAATGAATGACGCTACAACATCCCAACCTTACGACCGCCCGGAGCACAACGCCGCGAAGGCCAACGCCAGGGAGATCCTCCCCCAGTGATGGTCTGACGGGCGGCCGAGCCGAAGCTAGTCAGCAAACGGGGAAAGCAACTTGTTGATTTTATTGAGCTTTTCCACGAATTCCGGTTTCGGATGTGATAAGCCGCCCCGGTGGGCGGCGGCAGCACGCCGAACTTGGATCTGGCGCCGCACGGCGTCATCCACAAACCATGCGCCCTGATGCGCTGCTGCGGACCAGGGCGCCTCTATCCCGACGAGACCCCGACTAGACCGAGTGATAGCCGGCGCGTTGGCGGCCGGCTGCGCCTGCGCGTGTTCGTAGGCGCGGATGGCACGGCGCAGGCGCTCGCACTCGCGCTCGACCGAGGCGACCCACGCGCGGGCGTGCGGCGCCTCGTTCACGGCCTGCGTGTGCAGGGCGGAGATCCCCCAGCGGCTTTCGAACCACCGGGCCAGGTACACCGCGCGGCGCATTACCGGTCGCCGCATAGCGCTGCAGAGTTCGCACGCTCACCCCCAGGTGGCGCGCGACGCGCTGGGGTGGCTCGATTAGGTCGGCAAGTAGAAACGACAGCGGCGGCACTCGCGCCGCTGAGGGCGATAGGAATGGCATGCGTGACCTCCTGTGGATCGACGGCCGACCTCGGAGGGAGTGTGCTTTCAGGGGCGGTGCGCGCCCTGCCCTGTCGGCTTTCCCTTGGCCCAGGGCCGATTAAGCATAA encodes the following:
- a CDS encoding type II toxin-antitoxin system RelE/ParE family toxin, translating into MRLEWSPLAMDDRERIFDFIERDDPRAAIAVDERIATQVLVLLQFPEGGRPGRVEGTRELVVRRTSYIVAYRVGKDCVRILRILHSAQLWPGELTDLP
- the relB gene encoding type II toxin-antitoxin system RelB family antitoxin, with product MAANALVQTRIDAEVKERATAVLDNIGLTVSDVMRIVLTRVAKEGALPAGFTVDAAAHDAWFRAKVQEALDDPRPAIPHEKVNAHFAKRRAAALLKAGEGKA